A stretch of DNA from Longimicrobiaceae bacterium:
TCGGGGTGGCAGTAGGTGCAGTTGGGGATGTTGCCGTAGTCGATCCCGGCGTGCGGGTCGCCGTGGATGGCCTCCACGCAGGCCACGCCCTCGTGCGAGCCCTTGTGCGCCAGGAGCGGCGGCCCCGCCACGTCGCCGATGGCGTAGACCCCGTCCACGTTCGTGCGCATCTGCCGGTCCACCTGGATGAAGCCGCGGTCGGTGAGCTTCACCCCCGCCTTCTCCAGCCCGACGTCCTCGGTGTTCGGCGCGCGGCCGATGGCGGAGAGCACCCGCTCGGCCTGGATCGTCTTCGTCTCGCCCTTGGCGGTCTTCACCGTGAGCTTCACGCCCTGCTTGCCGACCTCGGCCTTTTCCAGCCGGGCGCCGGTGTAGACCTCCATCCCCCGCTTGCGGTAGCTCTTCTCCACCACGGCGGAGCAGTCCCGGTCCTCCAGCGGGAGGACCCGGTCCAGCGCCTCGATGATGGTGACCTTTGTCCCGAAGGCGGCGTACACGTCCGCGAACTCCATCCCGATGGCGCCGGCGCCGACCACGGCGAGCGTCTTCGGGGCCTCCTGCGCCATCATGGCGTCCGTGGAGTCCCACACCCGATCGTGGTCGATCTTCAGGAAGGGGAGGTCGCGCGGGCGCGAGCCGGTGGCGAGGATGACGTGCTTCGCCGTCAGCGTCTGCTTCCCTCCGTCCTGGGCCGTGACCTCCACCTTCCCCGCGCCGGCCAGGCGCCCGCGGCCGGGGACGTGGGTGACCTTGTTCTTCTTGAAGAGGAAGCCGATCCCCTTCACCAGCCGCTCGGAGACCTGGCGGGAGCGCTTCACCGCCTGCGCCATGTTCGTCCTGATCACCCCCACCTCCACGCCGAACTCCTTCGCGTGGCCCAGGTGGGTGATCATGGCGGCGCTCTCCAGCAGCGCCTTGGTGGGGATGCAGCCGATGTTGAGGCAGACGCCGCCGAGGAACTGCTCCTCCACGCACGCCGTCTTGTATCCGAGCTGCGCGGCCTTGATCGCGGCGACGTAGCCCCCCGGACCCGCGCCGACGACCACCACGTCGAAGTTCGTATCCGCCAATCTTCACCTCGGGTTGCGGATTGCCATGCGAGCGGGGGAGACCGGCTCCCCCGGCGTTCGCGACCGAATGCGGCACAAAGTACGGGACGCG
This window harbors:
- the lpdA gene encoding dihydrolipoyl dehydrogenase, with protein sequence MADTNFDVVVVGAGPGGYVAAIKAAQLGYKTACVEEQFLGGVCLNIGCIPTKALLESAAMITHLGHAKEFGVEVGVIRTNMAQAVKRSRQVSERLVKGIGFLFKKNKVTHVPGRGRLAGAGKVEVTAQDGGKQTLTAKHVILATGSRPRDLPFLKIDHDRVWDSTDAMMAQEAPKTLAVVGAGAIGMEFADVYAAFGTKVTIIEALDRVLPLEDRDCSAVVEKSYRKRGMEVYTGARLEKAEVGKQGVKLTVKTAKGETKTIQAERVLSAIGRAPNTEDVGLEKAGVKLTDRGFIQVDRQMRTNVDGVYAIGDVAGPPLLAHKGSHEGVACVEAIHGDPHAGIDYGNIPNCTYCHPEVASVGLTEEQAREKGLEIEVGVFPWTANGRALTSGDTDGFVKVIREKKYSEVVGAHIVGPHATELIAEFVVGRHLETTVEEMDRAMHPHPTLSEAVAEAALAALGHALHV